CCTCGCGACACACTTCGGACTCTCCATCGTCGAGGACGACGACGCGGATGGCGTCACCATCGATGCCCCGATCTCGGCCGTCTTCGGTGACGACTGGGCGTTCCTCCGAGACAACATCGATGACCTTCTGGATCGGATGACGTTCCCGACCGACGAGGGGCCGGACCTTATCCCAGCTGATCTCGGGCTCGGTGGCGCAGACAATAAC
The nucleotide sequence above comes from Haloarcula rubripromontorii. Encoded proteins:
- a CDS encoding ParA family protein; translated protein: MASVQRAATYVEKGGVGKTTSAAHIAVAAHNMGHEVLLVDLAGTQNDLATHFGLSIVEDDDADGVTIDAPISAVFGDDWAFLRDNIDDLLDRMTFPTDEGPDLIPADLGLGGADNN